TATTGATGAACCTCACGGTGCCCAGAGCGCCTCGGAGCCGCGGTGGTCCTGATGAATCCGCAGACGGGGACAACGCACGATGCGGCGATGGCGACCTCCGCCGCGCAGGTCCTCGTGGTCATGGGCGTCTCGGGTTCGGGCAAGAGCACCGTCGCCGCCCTGATCGCCGAGAAGCTCGGCTGGATCTTCGCCGACGGCGACAGCTTCCACACCCCCGAGCACGTGGCGAAGATGCACGCGGGGCACGCGCTGGACGACGAGGATCGCGCGCCCTGGCTCGCCCGGATCGCGGTCTGGATCCGGCATCGGCTGGAGGCAGGGGAATCGGGTGTGGTGGTCTGCTCCGCCCTGCGGCGGGCCTACCGGGACGTCCTCACCGGTGGGAATCCCCGGGTGCGCGTCGTCTTCCTCGACGGCAACCAGGCCCTGATCGCCGAACGCCTGGTCGCGCGCCAGGGGCACTTCATGTCGCCCCGCCTTCTGGACAGCCAGTTCGCCACGCTCGAGCCTCCGGGTCCGGACGAGCACCCGATCACGGTCGGGATCACCGAGCCGCCCGAGCGGATCGCGGACCGCGTCGTGGCACAGCTCGCGGCCGAAGCGTGCGCGGAGACCGGAGCAGAGTGAATCGATGGAATCGGAGCACGCCAAAGCCGCCGGGATCGCCCTGGTGATCTCGGACGTCGACGGCACGCTGGTGACCGGCGACAAGCGCCTGACCGCCGCCACGGTCGCGGCCGTGAGCCGGCTGCGCGCGGCCGGGATCGGCTTCAGCATCGCCTCGGCGCGGCCACCGATCGGGCTCCGGAATCTGGTCGCCCAGCTCGGCCTCGATCTGCCGATGGGGGCGTTCAACGGCGCCAGCGTGGTGCGGCCCGACCTGTCGCCGATCGAGGAGCGCCTCATTCCGGAACCCGCTGCCCGGGCCGCGCTCGATCAGCTCCTGGCCGCCGGGCTCGATATCTGGGTCTTCGCCGAAGGCGCCTGGTGCCTGCGCGATCCGGACGGCCCCTACACGGATCTGGAACGCCGCACGATCGGCGCGGAGCCGCGCGTCGTGGCCGACCTCGGCACGCTCATGGGCGCCGCCTCCAAGATCGTCGGCGTGAGCCGCGACCACGCCCACCTCGCCGCCTGCGAGGCGCAGATCGGGGCGGCCCTGGCCGACCGGGCCACGGTGCATCGCTCGCAGGCTTATTATCTCGACGTCACGCCGCCCCACCTCGACAAGGGCCGGTTCGTGACCTGGATGAGCGCGCATCTCGGCATTCCGCCCGAACGGATCGCCACCTTCGGGGACGCCGGCAACGATCGGCCGATGTTCGCCCGCAGCGGCTTCTCGGTGGCGATGGGCAATGCCGAGGCGGCCGTGCAGGCGGCCGCGCAGGCCGTCACGGACAGCAACGACGCGGACGGCTTCGCCCACGGCGTCGCGCGTTTCATCCTGCCCTGACGCGCGCCGGCTTCGTCGGCGCCCGAACCCGTCCGCACCAATCTGTGGATAACGCCGCCGGCAGCCGGAAGGCCGTGCGGCTGTTGCCGGCGAAGCACAGATCCGGGCGCGACCGCGCCCGACGCAGCCGTCGCCCACAGGCTGTCGAACCGAGGCCGCTTTCCGGCCTCATTTGCCCGCGACCTAGCTTAGCCACAGAACAAGCAGCTCCGGGTCTCGGCATGCATCGCCTTCTCTTGGCCGCCGCCATCGCGGTCGTGCCCGCCGTCGCCTTCGGGCAGGGCGCGCGCGACAACATCGACGCGCTGATCGAGCAGCAGGCCAAGGCGAACGGGGTTCCGGCGAGCTTCGTCCACGCGGTGGTGAAGCGCGAGAGCAACTACAACCCGAAAGCCAAGGGCGGCAGCGCGCTCGGGCTCATGCAGATCAAGCACGCGACCGCGCGCAGCCTCGGCTACACGGGCGACGCCGCGGGGCTCTTCGATCCGGAGACCAACCTGCGCTACGGCGTGGCCTATCTGGCGGGTGCCTACCGCACCGCCCAGGGGAACGTCAGCCAAGCCTACCAGTACTACAACCGCGGCTATTACTACGCCGCCAAGCGCCAGGGCATCTCCACCGAGGTCGCCTCGGTGGTCGCCCCCGTGGCGGCTTCGGCCAGCGCCCTGGCGAGCCTGTTCGGCGGCGGCGCGGCCGACCGCACCGCCGGCCCGGCCGCGTCCGCCCTGGCCTACGCGCCGAGCGCCGCCATGGTGGCGGAGGTGCCGAGCGAGCGGGTCGAGGTGCCCCTGCCGCCGCGCCGCCCGGCCGGTCTCGACGGGGCGACGGTCCAGCTCGCGAGCCTGTCCGTCGAGCCGTCGGCGGCCGCCGCGGCCCCGGCAACGGCGGACCAGAGCGGCGCGGTCCAGGCCGTGGAGGTCCCGCTCCCGCCGCGCCGGCCCGCGGGCCTCGCCAGTGCCGTCGCCGTGGCGGATGCGCGTTCCGCCGAGATCGCGGAGCTGCGCCTGTCTCCGCAGCCGCAGGCGGAGGCCGCTGCGACCGCCCCGGCCACCGAGGCGGTCGAGGTGCCGCTGCCGCCGCGTCGTCCGTCGCTTCAGATGCTGGCCGCCGCCACGCCGCGGCGCGCACCCGCCAGCGTGGCCGTGCGCGAGGCCGTGGCCCTGCCGGTCGAGTGACAGAGGCGCGGAGCCGCCTTCGACCGGCCGCAGACAGCCCTGACCGGACGTCTGCCCACACAAGGATCATGCCCAAGGCTTGACCATCGGGGCGTTCCGCAACACATAGGCGGCACGCCAGCAGCGTGGTTGGACCGGCCCGGTATGCATCGGCGCCCGGTTGCAGCGGCCGGACACAGGCGGCGCAACACAGACCTCAGGGCAGGATACGTCAGTCTCCGCGCAGATGCTCGGGCAGCTTGCTGCCCTGCGGGATCGTGGAAAGCGGTGGATCGCGAAGCGGCAGGTATGCAGGGCACGGACTCTGCTTTCGAGCTGGCAGGAAAGCGGACTGCGCCATGAGCGGCGTGTTGGAACAGGAATCTCTCTTTCTCACGGACCTCGGGCGCCGCGTTCGGCACGCGCGCACCGTGCGCGGGCTGTCGCGCAAGGTCCTGTCGCAGACCTCGGGCCTGTCCGAGCGCTACATCGCGCAGCTGGAAGGCGGCCAGGGCAACGTCTCGATCATCCTGCTGCGGCGGGTGGCGAACGCCATGGGCGTGCGCCTGGACGACCTGATCACCGGCAACGACGCCCTGCCCGACTGGCCTCTGGTGCGCGACCTTCTCAGCCGGCCAGCCCGGCCCAGATCGCCGCCGCCAAGGAGGCGCTGTCCGGCGGCAACCGGCCCGAGGCGAGCAATCGCCCGCGGGTGGCGCTGATCGGCCTGCGCGGCGCAGGCAAGTCGACCCTCGGCAAGCTCGCGGCCGAGCGCCTCGGCTGGACCTTCGTGGAGCTGAACGCCGAGATCGAGCGCGAGAACGCCCTCTCGGTGCAGGAGATCTTCGCGATCTACGGCCAGGAGGGCTACCGGCGCCTGGAGCAGGCGGCCCTGCGCCGGCTGACCGAGCACCCCGGGCCGCTGATCCTGGCGACCAGCGGCGGCATCGTCGCCGAGCCGCTGACCTACGACCTGCTGCTCCAGGCCTTCTACACGATCTGGCTGCGCGCCCGGCCCGAGGAGCACATGAGCCGCGTCCGCGAGCAGGGCCATCTCGCGACGACGGGCGACCATGCCTCGGCGATGCAGGAACTGCGTGCCGTGCTGGCGAGCCGGGAGCCGCTCTACGCGCGGGCGCCGGCCACGGTCGACACCTCCAACATTCCGGTCCAGACGATGCTGGACCGGCTGACTGCGGCGATCGAGGCCCGGTTCAAGCACCCGGTGCCGACTGCGGACTGAGCCGCTCCCGCCCGGTCCGGTGACAGCCATGCCGCCGACGCAGCCCTTCCGGCGCGGCGGCCCTTGATCACTGCGGCGCAACACACCACGCTAGGGCCAGATCATCGACCCTGCGGAGCGGGGTCCATCACCCTGCCCTGACCCGGCGCTGCACGGCAGAGCGGCGGCGAGCAAGCCCGGAGTCTCGGACATGAGCATCCGACCATGAGCGCCAGCCCAGCCCTCAACCGCGAATCCCACGATCCCGCGGGCCATGATCTCGCGGTCTTGGACCCGGTCTGGTCGCGGCTTCGCGCCGAGGCCGAGGACGTGCTGCGCAGCGAGCCGCAGCTCGCATCCTTCATCGTCGCGACGATCCTGAACCACGCCACCCTGGAGGGGCGGTGTCTCACCGGGTCGCCGCCCGGCTCGGCCATCCGTCCCTGACGGCCGACCTCGTCGCGCACGCATTCCACGAGGCGATCACCGCCGATCCGAGCATCGGGCAGGCGTTCCGCGCCGATATCGGTGCGGTGATCGACCGCGATCCGGCGACGCTCAGGGCCCTCGAACCGGTGCTCTACTTCAAGGGCTTCCACGCCCTCCAGGCCTACCGGCTCGCCCATCACGTCTGGAACCGGGGCCGGCGCGATCTCGCCCTCTACCTCCAGAGCCGGGTCTCGGAGGTGTTCCAGTGCGACATCCATCCGGCCGCGCGGATCGGACGGGGCGTGTTCCTCGATCATGCCACGGGGCTCGTGGTCGGCTCGACCGCGGTGATCGAGGATGACGTGTCGATCCTCCACGCCGTGACCCTGGGTGGAACCGGCAAGCAGCGCGGCGACCGTCACCCGAAGATCCGCCGCGGCGTGATGATCGGGGCCGGCGCCAAGATCCTCGGCAACATCGAGGTCGGGGCCTGCGCCCGGGTGGCGGCCGGCTCCGTGGTGCTGCGCCCGGTGCCGCCCAACACCACGGTGGTCGGCGTGCCGGCCCGGGTGGTCGGCACCGCGGGTTGCGACGATCCGGCCCGGGCGATGGATCAGCTCGTCGCCCTCGATCAGTTCATCCATCTCGGCGACGGCATCTGAGGCGGCCGCGCGGCGCGAATGGCCGCGCTTGCCGCTCCGTCGCAGGCGTGGCAAGCCCACCGCCCATCAGCGGCGCCGGCGCCGCCAGGGAGATCAGACAGCGTGACCAAAGCCGAAACCGCGAAGCTCCAGGACTACCTGCGCCGCAAGTTCGCGAACAACAACATCCGCCTGACCGCGATGAAGACCGGCGATTCCGCCGAGGTGTTCATCGGCGAGGAGTCGATCGGCGTGATCGCCGACGACAAGGAGGATGGCGACGATTCCTTCGTGTTCCGGATGGCGATCCTCGACATCGACCTCGAGGAAGACGCCTGAGGCACGAGGCCCGGTCCGTCCGATCCCCACGCGGATTCTACCCCGGGGATCGCTTCGGAGGCTCTCAGCCTCCCCTAGGGGCGTGGGCGTCGCCATGGCGCCGAAGCATCCGCGCCGTCATCCCGGGGCCGCGCAGCGGAACCCGGGATCCAGAACCGCCGTCAGGGCAAGATCTTGGCGCACCAGCGTCTTGGAATTCCGGGCTCGCCTCCGGCGCCCCGGAATCACCGCGCGTTCGATCGGTCTGCCGGCACGATCTCCGGCGGCAGCACAATCGGCGATCGCGCGCTCCGTACCGGAAACGCCCGCTTCGAAGCGAATGCTCCGGGTTCCACCCCTGGTGGCCTGTGCACGGGTTAACGCTAACGCGGGGCCGTGCTTAACAACCGGTAAATGGCGGGGCTACACTGCGCGCAACCTGTACAGGAGCGCGAATAATGGTCTTCACGCCCGCCGCCCTCGAATCGATCCGGACGCTCTGCATCGGTCTCGCGCTCTCGGGCCTGATCGCCAGCGCCTTCGAGCTGTTCGCGGCGCGGCGGGCGAGCTTCAGCCTGCTGGAACGCGGCGGCCTGCCGGCTGTGGCGGCCCTGCCGATGCTGGCTTTCTCGGCCCCGTTCATCATCCTGCGCAACACCGTGCGCGGCCGGCGGATCGAGAGACGCCCGATGCCGTTCGTCATGCTGGCCACGGTGATCGCCTGCGGCTGGAGCCTGCTCTCGGGGCGCGTCGCCCTCGATCTCGCGGCGATGCTGGTCGGCGCCTGAGCGTCGCCGCGGTCAGGGCTCGGCGGTCGCGACCTGTGCGGTACCGTCCTTGCCTTCCAGGGAGACCCAGGCCGGTCCATCCTGGCCAGCCCGCTTGATGAAGCTGTATCCGGTGCGCCGCCAAGAGCGGATGGCGTCGGTCTTGTTGTCGAGGATGAAGTCGCCGCGATCGGTGCGGATGGTGAGCACCGCGTGCCCCTCGTTGGTTTCGTCG
This window of the Methylobacterium tardum genome carries:
- a CDS encoding gluconokinase → MATSAAQVLVVMGVSGSGKSTVAALIAEKLGWIFADGDSFHTPEHVAKMHAGHALDDEDRAPWLARIAVWIRHRLEAGESGVVVCSALRRAYRDVLTGGNPRVRVVFLDGNQALIAERLVARQGHFMSPRLLDSQFATLEPPGPDEHPITVGITEPPERIADRVVAQLAAEACAETGAE
- a CDS encoding Cof-type HAD-IIB family hydrolase, with protein sequence MESEHAKAAGIALVISDVDGTLVTGDKRLTAATVAAVSRLRAAGIGFSIASARPPIGLRNLVAQLGLDLPMGAFNGASVVRPDLSPIEERLIPEPAARAALDQLLAAGLDIWVFAEGAWCLRDPDGPYTDLERRTIGAEPRVVADLGTLMGAASKIVGVSRDHAHLAACEAQIGAALADRATVHRSQAYYLDVTPPHLDKGRFVTWMSAHLGIPPERIATFGDAGNDRPMFARSGFSVAMGNAEAAVQAAAQAVTDSNDADGFAHGVARFILP
- a CDS encoding transglycosylase SLT domain-containing protein yields the protein MHRLLLAAAIAVVPAVAFGQGARDNIDALIEQQAKANGVPASFVHAVVKRESNYNPKAKGGSALGLMQIKHATARSLGYTGDAAGLFDPETNLRYGVAYLAGAYRTAQGNVSQAYQYYNRGYYYAAKRQGISTEVASVVAPVAASASALASLFGGGAADRTAGPAASALAYAPSAAMVAEVPSERVEVPLPPRRPAGLDGATVQLASLSVEPSAAAAAPATADQSGAVQAVEVPLPPRRPAGLASAVAVADARSAEIAELRLSPQPQAEAAATAPATEAVEVPLPPRRPSLQMLAAATPRRAPASVAVREAVALPVE
- a CDS encoding DUF3126 family protein, coding for MTKAETAKLQDYLRRKFANNNIRLTAMKTGDSAEVFIGEESIGVIADDKEDGDDSFVFRMAILDIDLEEDA
- a CDS encoding DUF6949 family protein — translated: MVFTPAALESIRTLCIGLALSGLIASAFELFAARRASFSLLERGGLPAVAALPMLAFSAPFIILRNTVRGRRIERRPMPFVMLATVIACGWSLLSGRVALDLAAMLVGA